A genomic window from Lactobacillus sp. ESL0677 includes:
- a CDS encoding LysR family transcriptional regulator gives MNFTQLHCFVKAVDNSSFTIAAEALNFTQPAVSKNIKDLENELEVTLINRGHHRISLTNAGKYFYKVARNVVDDMDYASEYLKSQKNKVGDLIRIGFSNTPLEQRLMPLVLQKLHRADSKLEIQLVDILTNTVSVLLNHRVDVCVISRDSIDVVGDVKFETLIPGGFVVACPAGSPLSEQEKITLADLKDQKLFMFDPNNSFSFQMQNSLIAQIGLEHIRFVQDFFTMGIYVKANFGLGILPNFIADFENKDVVYVPLDYAGIPPYGLAYIGSVAKDVDISKIIQVFKDAIKATVNN, from the coding sequence ATGAATTTTACTCAATTACATTGTTTTGTAAAAGCTGTGGATAATTCAAGCTTTACAATTGCAGCCGAGGCTTTGAATTTCACGCAACCTGCTGTATCTAAGAATATTAAGGATTTAGAAAATGAACTGGAAGTAACACTGATTAATCGTGGCCATCACCGAATTTCGCTGACCAATGCTGGTAAGTACTTTTATAAAGTTGCTCGTAATGTAGTTGACGATATGGATTATGCTAGTGAATATTTAAAAAGCCAGAAAAATAAGGTGGGCGACTTAATCCGTATTGGCTTTTCCAATACACCCCTTGAGCAAAGGTTAATGCCGCTGGTTTTACAGAAATTGCATCGAGCCGATAGTAAGTTGGAAATTCAACTTGTGGATATTTTAACTAATACTGTGTCGGTTTTACTTAATCATCGCGTCGATGTCTGTGTTATTTCTCGCGACTCAATTGATGTTGTAGGGGATGTTAAATTTGAAACTTTAATTCCTGGTGGCTTTGTGGTTGCTTGCCCAGCTGGCTCGCCTTTGAGTGAACAAGAAAAGATAACCTTGGCTGATTTAAAAGATCAAAAATTATTTATGTTTGATCCTAATAATTCCTTTAGTTTTCAAATGCAAAATTCGTTGATTGCTCAAATTGGACTTGAACACATCAGATTTGTGCAGGACTTTTTTACAATGGGTATTTATGTCAAAGCAAATTTTGGCTTAGGCATATTGCCGAATTTTATCGCTGATTTTGAAAATAAAGACGTAGTTTATGTGCCTTTAGATTATGCTGGAATTCCACCTTATGGACTGGCTTATATTGGCTCAGTAGCCAAGGATGTCGATATTTCAAAAATCATTCAGGTATTTAAAGACGCAATTAAGGCAACTGTTAATAATTAA
- a CDS encoding FAD-dependent oxidoreductase yields MTKKITDKPGKYTGSGQGKESIINLEVEVSADKITAVTPLDEYSPGSLQANAFDKMAQKIVKKQSADVDVVSGASETSRGILEGVKEALSKADVDFEALKENSAQNSSTAKEVIDVDVAVVGAGSAGAAAALAAKQEGVSVALLEKTISPLGAGTFAGGMFAADSQQQKDLNQVVSKKWLYDEYMDASQGYMNSILVRRIIDESGKTVDWLNENGAIMKLVDAGTGGSYDHIGMPATLHGYQEGGTKAITKLIEKFKSIGGKMYFGFAAKKLLQDDTGAVTGVVAQGDDSELEVHAKKVIIATGGFGGNPEMRKEYLGDVSTQGQVLQNTGDGLNMAWDAGTAHHINGSTHYFWQTFSNEDIGAMAKLVGPGWMPLNALADFPNLRVNNRGQRYASETHALDFAVHGAELSEQPKQTEFVILDQAMLDKIKEGGTVAIEDHYGKWKNHREFYMEFNYPTDTEENIKREHEKTDFTSLLNKLESTNVVFIGQTIDELAEKMGVDKENLKKSVAQYNNAKKTGEDDLFFSDTKRMVPVEEGPFYAVKYIARNLGTLGGATIDEKMHALTPEGEPVPNLYVTGADASGMYGKAYVDFEGGTLGFAYISGRLAGIDAAQTAKKN; encoded by the coding sequence ATGACAAAGAAAATTACGGATAAGCCGGGTAAGTATACTGGCTCAGGTCAAGGTAAGGAAAGTATCATTAACCTTGAAGTTGAGGTTAGTGCTGATAAGATTACTGCTGTAACACCGCTTGACGAATACAGCCCAGGTAGCTTACAAGCTAATGCTTTTGATAAGATGGCACAAAAGATTGTGAAAAAGCAATCTGCAGATGTCGATGTTGTATCGGGAGCTTCAGAAACCTCACGGGGAATCTTAGAGGGTGTTAAAGAAGCCTTAAGTAAGGCTGACGTTGACTTTGAAGCATTAAAAGAAAATAGTGCGCAAAATTCAAGTACAGCTAAAGAAGTAATTGATGTCGATGTTGCTGTTGTTGGTGCTGGTTCTGCCGGTGCTGCAGCTGCACTTGCTGCCAAGCAAGAAGGCGTAAGTGTTGCCCTTCTTGAAAAGACAATTTCACCACTTGGTGCTGGTACTTTTGCTGGTGGGATGTTTGCAGCTGATAGTCAACAACAAAAAGATTTGAACCAAGTTGTTTCTAAGAAGTGGCTGTATGACGAATATATGGATGCTTCTCAAGGTTACATGAACTCAATCTTAGTTCGTCGGATTATTGATGAATCCGGTAAGACAGTTGACTGGCTGAACGAAAATGGTGCCATCATGAAGTTAGTTGATGCTGGTACTGGTGGTAGCTATGACCATATTGGGATGCCTGCAACCTTGCACGGCTACCAAGAAGGTGGTACTAAAGCAATTACTAAGTTGATTGAGAAGTTTAAGTCAATCGGCGGTAAGATGTACTTTGGCTTTGCTGCTAAAAAGTTGTTGCAAGATGATACTGGTGCAGTTACTGGTGTTGTTGCGCAAGGTGATGATAGTGAACTTGAAGTTCATGCTAAAAAGGTCATTATCGCTACAGGTGGCTTTGGTGGCAACCCAGAAATGCGTAAAGAATATTTGGGTGATGTCAGCACACAAGGACAAGTTTTGCAAAACACCGGTGATGGTTTGAACATGGCTTGGGATGCAGGTACTGCTCACCATATTAATGGTTCAACCCACTACTTCTGGCAAACATTCAGTAATGAAGATATTGGTGCAATGGCTAAACTCGTTGGCCCAGGTTGGATGCCACTCAATGCTTTGGCAGACTTCCCGAACTTGCGGGTAAATAATCGCGGTCAACGTTATGCTAGTGAAACTCATGCTTTGGACTTTGCTGTTCACGGTGCAGAATTATCTGAGCAACCTAAGCAAACTGAATTTGTTATTCTTGACCAAGCAATGCTTGACAAGATTAAAGAAGGCGGAACTGTAGCCATTGAAGATCATTATGGCAAGTGGAAGAACCACCGTGAATTCTACATGGAATTCAATTATCCAACAGATACTGAAGAGAATATTAAGCGTGAACATGAAAAGACAGACTTTACTAGCTTGTTGAATAAGCTTGAGTCAACCAATGTTGTCTTTATTGGTCAAACAATTGACGAGTTAGCTGAAAAGATGGGCGTTGATAAAGAAAACTTAAAGAAATCTGTTGCCCAATACAATAACGCTAAGAAGACGGGTGAAGATGACTTATTCTTCTCGGATACTAAGCGGATGGTTCCAGTTGAAGAAGGACCATTTTACGCAGTTAAATATATTGCTCGTAATTTGGGTACTCTTGGTGGTGCAACAATTGATGAAAAGATGCACGCTTTAACGCCAGAAGGCGAACCAGTTCCAAACTTATATGTAACTGGTGCTGATGCTTCAGGGATGTATGGTAAGGCATATGTTGACTTTGAAGGTGGAACTTTAGGCTTTGCATATATTTCGGGTAGATTAGCCGGAATTGATGCAGCACAAACCGCTAAAAAGAATTAA
- a CDS encoding FAD-dependent oxidoreductase, with protein sequence MANSYDVIVAGASNAGAMAAMAAAEKGAKVLLIDKSGSSQFLFRSFFAALDSNAQRRAGIKVDKAKLMNFLTLFYQGNVDERLLWTWANHTDETANWLEDNIMKPHNAVLRVQPDANYETIVNTAFNTELALTTPDNDWAHYGDWMIDKVKELGVTLKYNTKLEELVTDDSGKVTGVITSDRASGAKTEYAATKGVIICTGGYGGNPELMQKWDPLGYKKNVYSDGPRDDGSGILAGLKVGAARDEEPAEIIFDRGAVKVGTKAEEHYLIDFKGQGYFWMGAYPLLKVNLNGERFENESVPYQFDTNAAAKQPGYLEAEIWSEETMDHLAQFHTQGCSRLGFPGIYNTEENKAEIQRRIDDGMVQKADTIEELAEKLHMPKDNLVHSVERYNEMCKKGEDTDLGKEQFRLFPVEHGPYYGVVYGGRLLATLDGLRINTKMQVIDKNGKPIPHLFAAGNCSGGFFWGSYPDRVPGLTCSHAQTFGRLAGQYAAEN encoded by the coding sequence ATGGCAAATAGTTATGATGTAATTGTTGCTGGTGCCAGCAATGCCGGCGCTATGGCTGCTATGGCTGCTGCTGAAAAAGGCGCCAAGGTATTATTGATTGACAAGTCTGGTAGTTCACAGTTCTTGTTTCGTTCATTCTTTGCCGCATTGGATAGTAATGCTCAAAGAAGAGCAGGAATTAAGGTTGATAAAGCTAAGTTAATGAACTTCTTAACTTTGTTCTATCAAGGCAATGTTGATGAACGTTTGCTTTGGACATGGGCTAATCACACTGATGAAACAGCTAACTGGCTTGAAGATAATATCATGAAGCCACACAACGCTGTTTTACGAGTACAACCTGATGCTAATTATGAAACAATCGTTAATACTGCTTTCAATACAGAATTAGCCTTAACAACTCCAGATAATGATTGGGCTCATTATGGTGACTGGATGATTGATAAGGTTAAGGAACTAGGCGTAACGCTGAAGTACAATACTAAACTTGAAGAATTAGTAACTGACGATAGCGGAAAGGTTACTGGCGTTATTACCAGTGATCGTGCTTCTGGTGCTAAGACTGAATATGCTGCAACTAAAGGTGTCATTATTTGTACCGGTGGTTACGGTGGTAATCCTGAATTAATGCAAAAGTGGGATCCACTTGGCTACAAGAAGAATGTTTATTCTGATGGCCCACGTGATGATGGTTCAGGTATTTTAGCTGGTTTGAAAGTTGGCGCAGCTCGTGATGAAGAACCTGCTGAAATCATCTTTGACCGTGGTGCTGTGAAGGTCGGCACTAAGGCTGAAGAGCATTATCTCATCGATTTTAAGGGTCAAGGTTACTTCTGGATGGGTGCTTATCCACTGCTCAAGGTTAACTTGAACGGTGAACGTTTCGAAAACGAAAGCGTACCTTATCAATTTGATACCAATGCCGCTGCTAAGCAACCTGGTTATTTGGAAGCTGAAATTTGGTCAGAAGAAACAATGGATCACTTGGCACAATTCCATACGCAAGGCTGTTCACGCTTAGGCTTCCCAGGAATTTATAACACTGAGGAAAACAAAGCTGAAATTCAACGTCGGATTGATGACGGTATGGTTCAAAAGGCTGACACAATCGAAGAATTAGCCGAAAAATTACACATGCCAAAGGATAATTTGGTTCATAGTGTTGAACGCTACAACGAAATGTGCAAGAAGGGGGAAGACACCGATTTGGGTAAGGAACAATTTAGATTGTTCCCAGTTGAGCATGGCCCATACTACGGTGTTGTCTACGGTGGCCGTTTACTTGCAACACTTGATGGCTTGCGGATTAATACTAAGATGCAAGTTATTGACAAGAACGGTAAGCCAATTCCACATTTGTTTGCAGCAGGGAACTGCAGTGGTGGCTTCTTCTGGGGCAGTTACCCAGACAGAGTTCCGGGTCTGACATGCAGTCATGCACAGACATTCGGACGTTTAGCCGGTCAATACGCCGCTGAAAATTAG
- a CDS encoding LysR family transcriptional regulator, with protein MNFTQLRCFIKAIDNSSFTIAAEQLNFSQSAVSKNIKDLENTIGVTLINRAHHRISLTNAGRYFYHVARNVLDDMDYTVAYLQSQKNDAGNLLRIGVCDTPLEQEVLPLFLRKLRESGSNLHVQFVFVLNNSISELLNHHVDICAIARDDVDIVDDVKFEPLISGHFVVACPEDSKLAQKKLITLKDLKGKDIFLIDPNSSLNVQIKYQNSLIEEMGMRHVRFVQDFLAMDIYVKAGWGYGILPNFIADYQNSGAKYIPIDYHEISPYGIAYMESFTNVKILEQVCEIFKKSIMEFLPK; from the coding sequence ATGAATTTTACCCAATTACGCTGCTTTATTAAGGCTATTGATAATTCCAGTTTTACCATTGCTGCCGAGCAATTAAATTTTTCACAATCGGCTGTTTCTAAGAATATTAAGGACCTGGAAAATACTATTGGCGTGACTCTAATTAATCGTGCACATCACCGAATTTCTTTAACTAATGCTGGCAGATATTTTTATCATGTTGCGCGCAATGTTCTAGATGATATGGACTATACTGTGGCTTATTTACAGAGTCAAAAAAATGATGCTGGTAATCTATTACGCATTGGTGTTTGTGATACGCCGTTAGAGCAAGAAGTTTTGCCATTGTTTTTGCGAAAATTGCGTGAGTCAGGCAGTAATTTGCATGTTCAGTTTGTTTTTGTGTTGAATAATTCAATCAGTGAATTGCTTAATCACCATGTTGATATTTGTGCAATTGCTCGTGATGATGTTGACATAGTCGATGATGTTAAGTTCGAGCCGTTAATATCGGGGCATTTCGTGGTAGCTTGTCCTGAAGATTCTAAATTAGCGCAAAAAAAGTTAATTACTCTTAAGGATTTAAAGGGGAAGGATATTTTTTTGATAGATCCTAATAGTTCACTGAACGTCCAAATAAAATACCAAAATTCATTAATTGAAGAAATGGGAATGCGCCATGTCAGGTTCGTACAGGACTTTTTGGCAATGGATATTTATGTTAAAGCTGGCTGGGGCTATGGCATTTTGCCTAACTTCATCGCTGATTATCAAAACAGTGGCGCAAAGTATATTCCAATTGATTATCATGAAATTTCACCATATGGCATCGCCTATATGGAATCATTTACTAATGTAAAAATTTTGGAACAGGTTTGCGAAATATTTAAGAAATCAATTATGGAATTTCTTCCTAAGTAA
- a CDS encoding FAD-dependent oxidoreductase — MTEEQYDVVIVGAGLAGFAAATEAVDNNLKTLLVEKGKTTGGTGNYVEGVFAADSELQKKDNAVIDKKELLEEELNYSHYKGDGRMWQRYIDNAGKNVSWLQDRGVKFWMVVNMGTSVRTWHLFEGKGHDAIHNGLEPYAKGKGLVIKTLTKVTDVEPNADHTYSVTLTTVEDGATKVVNAKNVVLAAGGYLNDKKLFGSTPHQNPDNVIPVNSGKSTGDGLRLAWNLGAQKYFTGMSMMFGGQFKDDTIPAFKLWGTAMWSSVCDQPQMWVNELGERFVDEAACVVNWANEGNAMNRQRRVFCIFSQKILDDFTDKSYPRSMKPMVPEDRYPTLRDDIEKAEKDGRKFLHKAATIEELAKEIDTPNLPAYVKHYNEMAAKGEDTDFHKPAKYMLPVDGDGPFYAIELGVGAYTTGDGLRVNVNNEVLDTKGRPIEGLYAIGSDGSAVLYGDTYGVNVPGTHAGYCIFSGRNAIKAIAKKS, encoded by the coding sequence ATGACAGAAGAACAATATGATGTTGTCATTGTTGGTGCTGGTCTTGCTGGTTTTGCTGCCGCAACTGAAGCTGTTGATAACAACTTGAAGACCTTATTAGTAGAAAAAGGCAAGACAACAGGTGGTACTGGTAACTATGTTGAAGGTGTGTTTGCTGCTGATTCCGAATTGCAGAAGAAAGACAACGCCGTAATTGACAAGAAGGAACTGCTTGAAGAAGAATTAAATTATTCTCACTATAAGGGTGACGGCAGAATGTGGCAACGCTACATTGATAATGCCGGCAAGAATGTTTCTTGGCTGCAAGATCGTGGTGTTAAGTTCTGGATGGTTGTCAACATGGGTACTAGTGTTAGAACTTGGCACTTGTTTGAAGGTAAGGGCCATGACGCTATTCATAATGGCTTGGAACCATACGCTAAGGGTAAGGGTCTAGTTATTAAGACACTGACTAAAGTTACGGACGTTGAGCCAAACGCCGATCATACTTATTCCGTAACTTTGACAACAGTTGAAGATGGTGCAACTAAGGTTGTTAATGCCAAGAACGTTGTCTTAGCTGCCGGTGGCTACCTGAATGATAAGAAATTATTTGGCAGTACCCCTCACCAAAATCCAGATAATGTAATCCCTGTTAACTCAGGTAAGAGTACAGGTGATGGTCTGCGTCTTGCTTGGAACTTGGGAGCTCAGAAGTACTTCACTGGAATGTCAATGATGTTTGGTGGTCAATTTAAGGATGACACTATTCCAGCATTTAAGCTGTGGGGAACAGCAATGTGGAGTTCAGTTTGTGACCAACCACAAATGTGGGTTAACGAACTTGGCGAGCGTTTTGTTGATGAGGCCGCTTGTGTTGTTAACTGGGCTAATGAAGGTAATGCCATGAACCGGCAAAGACGTGTCTTCTGTATCTTTAGCCAAAAGATTCTGGATGACTTTACCGACAAGTCATATCCACGCTCAATGAAGCCAATGGTACCAGAAGATCGGTACCCAACTTTGCGTGATGACATTGAAAAGGCTGAAAAAGATGGTCGCAAGTTCTTACACAAGGCTGCTACAATTGAAGAATTAGCTAAAGAAATTGATACGCCAAACTTGCCAGCTTACGTTAAGCATTACAATGAGATGGCCGCAAAAGGTGAAGATACTGACTTCCATAAGCCAGCTAAGTACATGTTGCCTGTTGATGGTGATGGCCCATTTTACGCAATTGAATTAGGCGTTGGTGCATACACTACTGGTGATGGCTTACGTGTTAATGTTAATAACGAAGTATTGGATACTAAAGGTCGTCCAATTGAAGGCTTGTACGCAATTGGTAGCGATGGTTCAGCCGTTCTTTACGGTGATACATACGGCGTTAATGTACCTGGTACGCATGCTGGATACTGTATCTTCTCTGGTAGAAATGCAATTAAGGCAATTGCTAAAAAGAGTTAA
- a CDS encoding FAD-binding protein codes for MENTYDVIVAGASNSGGMAAMAAAEKGAKVLLIDKMGSSQYLYRSSIAAVDSNAQKKAGIKIDKAKLINFLTLFAQSNVDQRLLWTWVNHSADTVNWLEDNILKPNGGHIMAEPDAHYESIVNTAFPTENVIATKDNTDWAHYGTWMIDKVKELGVTLKYNTKLEKLITAEDGIVTGIVASDRESGATTEYHATKGVILCTGGYGANKELMAKWDPLGLKKNVYSDSPRDDGSGILAGLAVGAARDEEPAETIFDRGGVKPGTNAKEHYVIDYRGFGYFWLGSYPLLKVNLKGERFSNESLPYEFDINSASKQPGYLEAVIFNDETLNHLEQFHTLGCSRLGWPGIYNIEGAKAEVQRRLDDGTAQKADTIEELAEKLQLPAEKLAASVRCYNKMCTQKQDTTLGKEPSRLFPVDQAPYYGILMGGRLLATLDGLRINTKMQVINEAGDAIPHLYAAGNASGGFFWGSYPDRIPGLACSRAQTFGRLAGQNAAKN; via the coding sequence ATGGAAAATACTTACGATGTAATCGTTGCTGGAGCAAGCAATTCAGGAGGTATGGCTGCAATGGCAGCAGCCGAAAAAGGCGCTAAAGTTTTGTTAATTGATAAGATGGGGAGTTCACAATATCTCTACCGTTCTTCAATTGCTGCAGTTGACTCTAACGCTCAAAAAAAGGCGGGCATAAAGATTGATAAAGCAAAACTAATTAATTTCTTAACGTTGTTTGCTCAATCTAATGTTGATCAACGTCTCTTATGGACGTGGGTTAATCACAGTGCTGATACGGTTAATTGGCTTGAAGATAATATTTTAAAGCCTAATGGTGGCCATATTATGGCTGAGCCTGATGCACATTATGAGTCGATTGTTAACACGGCTTTTCCAACAGAAAATGTTATTGCAACTAAGGATAATACTGATTGGGCACATTACGGAACATGGATGATTGATAAGGTTAAGGAACTAGGAGTAACGCTAAAGTACAATACCAAATTAGAAAAGCTAATTACGGCTGAAGATGGTATTGTTACTGGGATTGTTGCTAGTGATCGTGAAAGTGGTGCGACAACTGAATATCACGCAACTAAGGGTGTGATTTTATGTACAGGAGGATATGGCGCCAATAAAGAGCTAATGGCTAAGTGGGACCCGCTAGGTTTAAAGAAAAATGTTTATTCAGATAGTCCAAGAGATGACGGTTCAGGTATTTTAGCTGGATTAGCTGTTGGTGCTGCTCGCGATGAGGAACCGGCTGAAACTATTTTTGATCGTGGTGGCGTTAAGCCAGGTACGAACGCAAAAGAGCATTATGTAATTGACTATCGCGGCTTTGGTTACTTCTGGCTGGGTTCATATCCATTGTTAAAGGTCAACTTAAAGGGTGAACGGTTTAGTAATGAAAGTTTACCGTATGAATTTGATATTAATAGTGCTTCTAAGCAGCCGGGATACCTTGAAGCAGTCATTTTTAATGATGAGACCTTGAACCATCTTGAGCAATTCCACACATTGGGATGTTCTCGTTTAGGCTGGCCAGGAATTTATAATATCGAAGGCGCAAAAGCTGAAGTTCAAAGACGACTAGATGATGGCACAGCACAAAAAGCTGACACAATTGAAGAATTAGCAGAAAAATTACAATTACCGGCAGAAAAATTAGCTGCTAGTGTTCGTTGCTACAACAAGATGTGCACACAAAAGCAGGATACGACACTTGGTAAAGAACCGTCTAGATTGTTCCCAGTTGATCAAGCACCATATTACGGTATTTTAATGGGCGGACGCTTATTAGCTACTCTTGATGGCTTGCGGATTAATACCAAGATGCAAGTAATCAATGAAGCCGGTGATGCAATTCCTCATTTGTACGCAGCAGGAAATGCTAGTGGTGGCTTTTTCTGGGGCAGCTATCCTGATCGAATTCCTGGACTTGCATGTAGTCGTGCTCAAACTTTTGGTCGTTTGGCTGGCCAAAATGCTGCGAAAAATTAA
- a CDS encoding MFS transporter, whose translation MEVKQMPKLSNYRWVILALAASMDIISNYIQFQVSALATKIMPALHLTQPQFSSLLMAPMLVAVVMSIPAGSLADKFGAKKVVMVGCIVSVLGAYGRIIANNFVTMMLMLLMFGVYMSILSTNTIKIFGIWFKQDTNVAMGVFFASASIGIMLSQITNPLFPDVKTAYMFSSTVLLILSICWALFAKDAPKGEVVPPSEPAMKYVKVAIKSKNTWLVALCGGCGMAASMAYSGILPQAFTLGRGMSSASAGVMAAVATVGSFFGSMVGPTIINKLKHAKIFMCSVTAIAACSMFITWYVPMGTPLIINLIIGGLLGAMTGPIVQSMPISFPEIGPKYAGSAGGIVGMASTLLSYFVPVFISAIAGRSFAANFMIEAIVTAMTIIIMLILPDANKGKR comes from the coding sequence ATGGAAGTTAAACAAATGCCCAAATTATCTAATTATCGCTGGGTAATCTTGGCCTTGGCAGCTTCAATGGATATTATTAGTAATTATATTCAATTTCAAGTTTCTGCCTTGGCTACTAAAATCATGCCAGCACTGCATTTAACGCAGCCGCAATTTTCTAGTTTATTGATGGCGCCAATGCTAGTTGCTGTAGTGATGAGTATTCCAGCGGGATCACTAGCAGATAAGTTTGGTGCTAAAAAAGTTGTGATGGTTGGTTGTATTGTTTCTGTACTTGGAGCTTATGGTAGAATTATTGCTAATAATTTTGTGACTATGATGCTGATGTTATTGATGTTCGGCGTATATATGTCAATTTTGAGTACGAATACGATTAAGATTTTTGGTATCTGGTTTAAGCAAGATACCAATGTTGCGATGGGAGTTTTCTTTGCCTCAGCCAGTATCGGAATTATGTTATCGCAGATTACTAATCCTTTATTTCCTGATGTAAAAACAGCATACATGTTTTCATCAACAGTTTTGTTAATTCTTTCAATCTGTTGGGCATTGTTTGCCAAGGATGCGCCAAAAGGTGAGGTAGTACCACCATCAGAGCCGGCAATGAAATACGTTAAGGTTGCGATTAAGAGTAAGAATACTTGGTTAGTAGCCTTGTGTGGTGGTTGTGGAATGGCTGCCTCAATGGCATACTCAGGAATTTTACCCCAAGCCTTTACTTTGGGGCGTGGGATGTCGAGTGCTTCTGCTGGCGTGATGGCCGCAGTTGCTACAGTTGGTAGTTTCTTCGGTTCAATGGTTGGACCAACAATTATTAATAAGTTGAAGCACGCTAAGATATTTATGTGTTCGGTAACTGCAATTGCTGCATGCTCAATGTTTATTACCTGGTATGTTCCAATGGGGACACCATTAATTATTAACTTAATTATCGGAGGTCTACTGGGTGCAATGACTGGTCCAATTGTTCAATCAATGCCAATTTCATTTCCAGAGATTGGACCAAAATATGCTGGTAGTGCTGGCGGGATAGTTGGTATGGCTTCAACTTTATTGTCATACTTTGTACCAGTATTTATTTCAGCTATTGCTGGTCGCAGCTTTGCAGCTAACTTTATGATTGAAGCCATTGTTACTGCAATGACAATCATTATTATGTTGATTTTACCTGATGCGAATAAGGGTAAAAGATGA
- a CDS encoding MFS transporter codes for MKEKQLPKLTSYRWVILAIAAGLDAISNYVQFQISALATQIMPALHITPAQFSSLLMAPMLVAVFLSIPAGSLADRYGAKKVVTVGLVISVIGAFGRLWASNFISLMIMLLMFGVYMALLNANTIKIFGIWFKQDTNTAMGIFFAAASVGIMLSQITGPMFPSVQAAYIFSSVVLLVLAVCWVLFVRDVPKGEEIPKQAGQAAKPESSLSYFKVAAKSGKTWIVGICGGCGTAASMAFSGILPQAFAAKGMSPAQAGQVAAIATIGSLCGSMFGPAIVSKFGKAKPVMILVTLLSAVLMAATWYIPVGPVLLVALILGGLFGAITGPIIQALPIQFPEIGPKYAGSAGGLVGTISLLLSYIVPVIISSIAGANFMLTFIIQGTIFGVTAILMAILPDANAARHHR; via the coding sequence ATGAAAGAAAAACAATTACCAAAATTGACAAGTTACCGTTGGGTGATCTTGGCAATCGCTGCTGGACTTGATGCGATTAGCAACTATGTTCAGTTCCAAATTTCTGCTTTGGCAACACAAATTATGCCAGCATTACATATTACACCAGCTCAATTCTCGAGTTTACTAATGGCACCAATGTTAGTTGCCGTATTCCTGAGTATTCCTGCTGGTTCATTAGCAGATAGATATGGTGCTAAGAAAGTTGTTACTGTTGGGTTAGTAATTTCGGTTATCGGTGCTTTTGGTAGACTGTGGGCTAGTAACTTTATCTCGTTAATGATAATGCTGTTAATGTTCGGTGTTTATATGGCACTGTTAAATGCTAATACAATTAAAATCTTTGGTATCTGGTTCAAGCAAGATACTAATACAGCGATGGGTATTTTCTTTGCTGCTGCTAGTGTCGGGATTATGTTGTCACAGATTACTGGACCAATGTTCCCAAGTGTTCAAGCAGCTTACATTTTCTCATCAGTTGTTTTACTTGTTTTAGCTGTTTGCTGGGTATTATTTGTTAGAGATGTGCCTAAAGGTGAAGAAATTCCTAAGCAAGCCGGTCAAGCTGCTAAGCCTGAATCTTCATTAAGTTACTTTAAGGTTGCCGCTAAGAGTGGTAAAACCTGGATCGTTGGTATTTGTGGTGGATGTGGTACTGCTGCATCGATGGCCTTTTCTGGAATTTTGCCACAGGCATTTGCTGCTAAAGGAATGAGTCCTGCTCAAGCCGGGCAAGTTGCTGCTATTGCTACTATTGGTAGTCTTTGTGGTTCAATGTTTGGCCCAGCGATTGTTTCAAAATTTGGTAAAGCTAAACCTGTTATGATTTTAGTAACTCTGTTATCTGCTGTATTGATGGCAGCAACTTGGTACATTCCAGTTGGTCCAGTATTGTTAGTAGCTTTGATTTTAGGTGGATTATTTGGCGCTATTACAGGACCAATCATCCAAGCATTACCAATTCAATTCCCAGAAATCGGGCCTAAATATGCTGGTTCTGCCGGTGGTTTAGTTGGTACTATTTCATTATTATTGTCATACATTGTACCTGTAATTATTTCATCAATTGCGGGAGCAAACTTCATGTTGACATTTATCATTCAAGGTACAATTTTTGGTGTAACAGCAATTTTAATGGCAATTTTGCCTGATGCTAACGCTGCAAGACACCACAGATAG